One segment of Amycolatopsis alba DSM 44262 DNA contains the following:
- a CDS encoding bifunctional 5,10-methylenetetrahydrofolate dehydrogenase/5,10-methenyltetrahydrofolate cyclohydrolase: MTLIDGRAIAAAITAEVTETAAKLRESGTAPTLAVLVPTDDDATAWYVRSIERAAKKVGVDCRVVQLEKPTGEDVTRELDKLSADPAVHGIICQTPLPEGVTLDDVGAHIDPRKDVDGANPVSLGRLTAGLPTYAPATAAAVLEILKREQVALSGAQVAVVGRSTVVGKPAALLLLAENATVTVCHSRTKDLAAVTKTADVLVVAVGRAHFVGADHVKPGAVVIDVGTNPTAEGGLVGDVDQAAVEGIAGSITPVPGGVGPVTTSLLLRHTVTAAQS, from the coding sequence ATGACCCTGATCGACGGGCGCGCGATCGCCGCCGCCATCACCGCCGAGGTCACCGAGACCGCCGCCAAGCTGCGCGAATCCGGCACCGCGCCGACGCTGGCCGTGCTCGTGCCGACCGACGACGACGCCACCGCCTGGTACGTGCGCTCGATCGAGCGCGCCGCGAAGAAGGTCGGCGTCGACTGCCGCGTGGTCCAGCTGGAGAAGCCGACCGGCGAGGACGTCACCCGCGAACTCGACAAGCTCTCCGCGGATCCGGCTGTCCACGGCATCATCTGCCAGACCCCGCTTCCCGAGGGCGTCACGCTCGACGACGTCGGCGCGCACATCGACCCGCGCAAGGACGTCGACGGCGCCAACCCGGTCAGCCTCGGCCGGCTCACCGCGGGCCTGCCGACCTACGCGCCCGCCACCGCCGCCGCGGTGCTGGAGATCCTGAAGCGTGAGCAGGTCGCCCTGTCCGGCGCCCAGGTCGCGGTCGTCGGCCGCTCGACCGTCGTCGGCAAGCCCGCCGCGCTGCTGCTGCTCGCCGAGAACGCGACGGTGACCGTCTGCCACTCCCGCACCAAGGATCTCGCGGCGGTCACCAAGACCGCGGACGTCCTGGTCGTGGCCGTCGGCCGCGCGCACTTCGTCGGCGCGGACCACGTCAAGCCCGGCGCCGTGGTGATCGACGTCGGCACCAACCCGACCGCTGAAGGCGGGCTCGTCGGCGACGTCGACCAGGCCGCGGTCGAGGGGATCGCGGGCTCGATCACGCCGGTCCCCGGCGGCGTCGGCCCGGTCACGACGTCGCTGCTGCTGCGGCACACCGTCACCGCCGCACAGTCCTGA
- a CDS encoding TetR/AcrR family transcriptional regulator, with product MPTGVALRAVRVQLFDAAERVLLRDGPSGLTSRAVTTEADCAKGVLHRHFDDFDGFLAEFVLDRIEKLDEESLRKSVGTGTVVDNLTSALTAVFESVAVAIVPLVIFRDELRARLQREWPAGIPVLTQAAVMIGGYLGAEREEGRIAEDADVETLAATLIGATHLLFADRTAPAPEAAQVRKVVETVIRT from the coding sequence ATGCCGACCGGGGTAGCCCTCCGCGCCGTCCGCGTGCAGTTGTTCGACGCCGCCGAGCGGGTCTTGCTGCGGGACGGGCCGAGCGGGCTGACCAGCCGTGCCGTCACCACGGAGGCGGACTGCGCGAAAGGTGTGCTGCACCGGCATTTCGACGACTTCGACGGATTCCTCGCCGAGTTCGTGCTGGACCGGATCGAAAAGCTGGACGAAGAGAGCCTGCGCAAGTCCGTCGGCACCGGAACGGTCGTGGACAACCTCACGTCGGCGCTCACGGCGGTGTTCGAGTCGGTCGCCGTCGCGATCGTCCCGCTCGTGATCTTCCGCGACGAGCTTCGCGCCCGGTTGCAGCGCGAATGGCCTGCCGGGATCCCGGTGCTGACCCAGGCGGCGGTGATGATCGGCGGCTACCTCGGGGCGGAACGCGAGGAAGGCAGGATCGCCGAGGACGCCGACGTCGAGACGCTCGCGGCCACGCTGATCGGCGCCACGCATCTGCTCTTCGCCGATCGCACGGCGCCCGCGCCCGAAGCAGCACAGGTGCGGAAGGTCGTCGAGACGGTGATCAGGACATGA
- a CDS encoding cyclodeaminase/cyclohydrolase family protein — protein sequence MEDRPVGQWLDELASKASTPGGGAGAAMNAAVGAALVSMVCNLTIGKPKYAEHEATMTEALAKAEDLRGRALGLAAEDAAAFEAVVAAYKLPKATDEEKQARTAAIQAALVGAAEVPLRTAALAAEVIDVAASILEGANTNVISDIAVAASSAKSALESGVVNVEVNLASMSDEQLRKETEARLAEYTPAAGRADVLIAQVRERLAR from the coding sequence GTGGAGGATCGACCGGTCGGTCAGTGGCTCGATGAGCTGGCTTCGAAGGCCTCGACGCCCGGTGGTGGCGCGGGTGCCGCGATGAACGCCGCCGTGGGTGCCGCCCTCGTCTCCATGGTGTGCAACCTGACCATCGGCAAGCCGAAGTACGCCGAGCACGAGGCCACCATGACCGAGGCGCTGGCCAAGGCCGAGGACCTCCGCGGCCGCGCGCTCGGCCTCGCCGCCGAAGACGCCGCCGCGTTCGAAGCGGTGGTCGCCGCGTACAAGCTCCCGAAGGCCACCGACGAGGAGAAGCAGGCCCGCACGGCCGCGATCCAGGCCGCCCTGGTCGGCGCCGCCGAGGTCCCGCTGCGCACGGCCGCCCTCGCCGCCGAGGTCATCGACGTCGCGGCTTCGATCCTCGAAGGCGCCAACACCAACGTCATCTCCGACATCGCGGTCGCCGCCTCCTCCGCCAAGTCCGCGCTCGAGTCGGGCGTGGTCAACGTCGAGGTCAACCTCGCGTCGATGTCGGACGAGCAGCTCCGCAAGGAGACCGAGGCCCGGCTCGCCGAGTACACGCCCGCCGCCGGGCGCGCCGACGTCCTCATCGCCCAGGTTCGCGAAAGGCTCGCCCGATGA
- a CDS encoding helix-turn-helix transcriptional regulator, producing MGIRSSRVIGRDAELTELSGALDRAIAGRGGAIFLVGEGGIGKSRLAIEAASRAVTADIPVLQGRAGSIGPLVPFRPLTQALWSHFRGGGPPEAAELDPFVPVLAQLVPDWSQGDRPRESGSLLVLAEAVFRLLAVTSRGRGALLVLDDLQDADAETLFILEYLVDNLAAAQTLFVGTLRNEPSDALRLATTGAQRMSCTVLELDRLGLADTRALAAACLETEPGRLPAPAAELLWRNSAGLPFIVEELLHGMVNDGLLVEGRDGWRVIGELRARVPAALITSIGVRMEQLGEQAGELLSVAAIIGRRFPLPVVQRVTGTNDRTLHNHLSAAVSANLVTTDETTPGWYAFRHPLTAEALLARQSPARKAALARQAADAVEKLYPGLPGDLCALAASLRLTALDERAAGHLFAETGRRALDAGAADSAVTMLTKAVDLLAGADAGDRAEVLETLLYALGQTGQFDRAVELSDGFGEIGTLERAAKLHTQLAWAAYIAGRHDECLGQIERARAPLGSAISPAQQAALDAVEANLWLDVPGRTGTAERLARQAWKVAEETRQPFVVCQALQVLGMLALPRDLTESEHYMQLARRTAEDNHLHHLRTQALVRLGGHRVLMNGDEQTLLLARDDAQRTGSITLHCAVDSVRTMHAILRCEFDTAHALLEENLAVLGRLRLTALLQYAHMTRAMSAGHRADRPAMEQALADFRESGGENAQEMVLSIGLAQVFCSLLEEDFERARRELDQVTELEDRRPSRFHLAGQHGLRTLVDTLGGADCPEAGSAMSEMRWNRQFVEFAHAVEHGRRGEAVEAGQAVTAALETSAPYPLARYLGLRLIAEPAAADGWGDPAGWLKEAEEYFHGRGIQAVAAACRSLLRKLGAPVRQRRAGVDRVPGDLRAAGVTVREYEVLVLLAERMGNKDIGARLHISPRTVEKHVASLLAKTGLADRSALAERAAGPRPGML from the coding sequence GTGGGAATCCGTTCGTCGCGGGTGATCGGCCGTGACGCCGAACTGACCGAGCTTTCCGGAGCTCTCGATCGCGCCATCGCCGGCCGCGGCGGCGCGATCTTTCTCGTGGGTGAAGGCGGCATCGGCAAGTCCCGGCTCGCCATCGAAGCCGCTTCGCGAGCGGTCACCGCGGACATCCCGGTCCTGCAGGGCAGGGCCGGTTCGATCGGCCCGCTCGTCCCGTTCCGGCCACTGACCCAGGCATTGTGGTCACACTTCCGTGGCGGTGGCCCGCCCGAGGCGGCCGAACTCGACCCGTTCGTCCCCGTCCTCGCCCAGCTCGTCCCCGACTGGAGCCAAGGCGACCGGCCTCGGGAATCCGGTTCCCTGCTCGTGCTCGCCGAAGCGGTGTTCCGGCTGCTGGCCGTCACGAGCCGCGGACGCGGCGCGCTGCTGGTCCTCGACGACCTCCAAGACGCCGACGCCGAGACGCTGTTCATCCTCGAATACCTCGTCGACAACCTGGCGGCGGCGCAGACCCTGTTCGTCGGCACCCTTCGCAACGAGCCCTCGGACGCCCTCCGCCTGGCGACCACCGGTGCCCAGCGGATGAGCTGCACCGTCCTCGAACTCGACAGGCTCGGTCTCGCCGACACCCGCGCCCTCGCCGCGGCCTGTCTGGAGACCGAGCCGGGACGCCTGCCCGCACCGGCGGCGGAACTGTTGTGGCGCAACAGCGCCGGGCTGCCGTTCATCGTCGAGGAGCTCCTCCACGGCATGGTGAACGACGGTCTGCTGGTGGAGGGCAGGGACGGCTGGCGCGTCATCGGAGAGCTTCGCGCCCGTGTACCCGCCGCGCTGATCACCAGTATCGGCGTCCGGATGGAGCAACTCGGCGAGCAGGCGGGCGAACTGCTGTCGGTCGCCGCGATCATCGGACGGCGCTTCCCGCTGCCGGTGGTGCAGAGGGTCACCGGGACGAACGACCGGACCTTGCACAACCACCTCAGCGCCGCGGTCTCGGCGAACCTGGTGACCACCGACGAGACGACACCCGGCTGGTACGCCTTCCGCCATCCGCTGACCGCCGAAGCGCTGCTCGCGCGTCAGTCACCGGCGCGGAAGGCGGCGCTCGCCCGGCAGGCCGCCGACGCCGTCGAGAAGCTGTACCCAGGGCTGCCCGGTGATCTGTGCGCCCTCGCCGCTTCGCTCCGCCTGACCGCGCTGGACGAGCGGGCGGCGGGCCACCTTTTCGCCGAAACCGGTCGCCGCGCGCTCGACGCCGGTGCCGCGGACTCCGCGGTCACGATGCTCACCAAGGCCGTCGACCTGCTCGCCGGGGCCGACGCGGGTGACCGGGCCGAAGTGCTGGAGACGCTGCTGTACGCGCTCGGGCAGACCGGCCAGTTCGACCGCGCCGTCGAGCTTTCCGACGGATTCGGCGAGATCGGGACGCTGGAACGGGCCGCGAAACTGCACACCCAGCTGGCCTGGGCCGCCTACATCGCCGGACGGCACGACGAATGCCTCGGCCAGATCGAACGGGCCCGCGCTCCCCTCGGCTCGGCGATCTCACCTGCCCAGCAAGCGGCGCTCGACGCCGTCGAGGCGAATCTCTGGCTTGACGTCCCCGGCCGGACCGGCACCGCGGAACGGCTCGCGCGGCAGGCGTGGAAGGTGGCCGAGGAGACCCGGCAGCCGTTCGTCGTCTGCCAGGCGCTCCAGGTGCTCGGCATGCTCGCGCTGCCGAGGGATCTCACCGAGTCCGAGCACTACATGCAGCTCGCGCGGCGGACCGCCGAGGACAACCACCTGCACCACCTCCGCACCCAGGCGCTGGTCCGGCTCGGCGGGCATCGCGTGCTGATGAACGGCGACGAGCAGACCCTGCTGCTCGCCCGCGACGACGCCCAGCGGACCGGGTCGATCACGCTGCACTGCGCGGTCGATTCCGTGCGCACCATGCACGCGATCCTGCGCTGCGAGTTCGACACCGCGCACGCGCTGCTGGAGGAGAACCTCGCCGTGCTCGGCAGGCTCCGGTTGACCGCGTTGCTGCAGTACGCGCATATGACCAGGGCGATGTCGGCCGGGCACCGGGCGGACCGTCCGGCGATGGAACAGGCACTCGCGGACTTCCGGGAAAGCGGCGGTGAGAACGCGCAGGAGATGGTGCTGAGCATCGGGCTGGCGCAGGTCTTTTGTTCACTGCTCGAAGAGGACTTCGAGCGGGCGCGCCGCGAGCTCGACCAGGTGACCGAGCTCGAGGACCGGCGACCGAGCCGATTCCACCTCGCCGGCCAGCACGGACTGAGGACGCTCGTCGACACGCTCGGCGGTGCCGACTGCCCCGAGGCCGGTTCCGCCATGAGCGAGATGCGATGGAACCGGCAGTTCGTCGAGTTCGCGCACGCCGTCGAGCACGGCAGGCGAGGCGAGGCGGTGGAAGCCGGGCAAGCCGTGACAGCCGCGCTGGAGACGTCGGCGCCTTATCCGCTGGCCCGCTATCTCGGGCTCCGGCTGATCGCCGAACCGGCCGCCGCCGACGGCTGGGGCGATCCGGCGGGTTGGCTCAAGGAAGCCGAAGAGTACTTCCACGGCAGGGGCATCCAGGCTGTCGCGGCCGCTTGCCGGAGCCTGCTCCGCAAGCTCGGCGCGCCCGTCCGCCAGCGCCGCGCCGGGGTCGACCGCGTCCCCGGCGACCTGCGCGCGGCAGGCGTCACCGTGCGCGAGTACGAGGTGCTGGTGCTGCTCGCCGAGCGAATGGGCAACAAAGACATCGGGGCCCGGCTGCACATCTCCCCCAGGACGGTCGAGAAGCACGTCGCGAGCTTGCTCGCCAAGACCGGCCTCGCCGACCGCTCGGCCCTCGCCGAACGAGCGGCCGGACCGCGACCTGGCATGCTGTGA
- a CDS encoding aldehyde dehydrogenase family protein: MISSDASAIVGDLRELFRSGVTKPVTWRRKQLAGLRALLTEQADVFIKALYADLRKNAVEAKRAEIALVRNEIDHTLENLDSWLTPEPADIPQPLRPGAGRVVREPLGVALIIGPWNYPLQLVLAPLVGALAAGNCAVVKPSELSPNTSAAIAEHLPAYVEGVRVVEGAIPETTALLEQKFDTIFYTGNGTVGRIVMAAAAKHLTPVTLELGGKSPAIVEPGADLAVTAQRLAYGKFANAGQTCVAPDYVLAIGDTGPKLAEHLAETVEAMFGADPATSDSYGRIISTRHHDRLAALLDDGTAVVGGKADRDEKYIAPTVLTDVSPDAPVMRDEIFGPILPIIEVPDVDAALAFVNERDKPLALYAFTESDETKRRIETETSSGGLVFGAAIIHLAAPELPFGGVGESGMGRYHGRYSIDNFSHVKAVLDKPLASGKAT; this comes from the coding sequence ATGATCAGCAGTGATGCCTCCGCGATCGTCGGTGACCTGCGCGAACTGTTCCGCTCCGGCGTCACGAAGCCGGTGACCTGGCGGCGGAAGCAGCTCGCGGGCCTGCGTGCGCTCCTTACCGAGCAGGCGGACGTCTTCATCAAGGCGCTCTACGCCGACCTGCGCAAGAACGCAGTCGAGGCCAAACGCGCGGAGATCGCGCTCGTGCGCAACGAGATCGACCACACGCTGGAGAACCTCGACTCTTGGCTGACCCCGGAGCCCGCCGATATCCCACAGCCCCTGCGGCCTGGCGCCGGGCGTGTCGTGCGGGAGCCGCTCGGGGTCGCGCTGATCATCGGGCCGTGGAACTACCCGCTGCAGCTGGTGCTCGCGCCGCTGGTCGGGGCGCTGGCGGCGGGCAACTGCGCGGTCGTGAAGCCGAGCGAACTGTCCCCGAACACCTCGGCCGCGATCGCCGAGCATCTGCCGGCCTACGTCGAAGGCGTCCGCGTCGTCGAGGGGGCGATCCCGGAGACGACGGCGCTGCTGGAGCAGAAGTTCGACACGATCTTCTACACCGGGAACGGGACCGTCGGCCGGATCGTCATGGCCGCGGCGGCGAAGCATCTCACACCGGTCACGCTCGAACTGGGCGGGAAGAGCCCGGCGATCGTCGAGCCCGGCGCGGATCTCGCCGTGACCGCGCAGCGGCTCGCCTACGGCAAGTTCGCCAACGCGGGTCAGACCTGCGTCGCGCCCGACTACGTCCTCGCGATCGGCGACACCGGCCCGAAGCTGGCCGAGCACCTGGCCGAGACCGTCGAAGCGATGTTCGGCGCGGACCCGGCCACCAGCGACTCCTACGGCCGGATCATCTCGACCCGGCACCATGACCGGCTCGCCGCGCTGCTGGACGACGGGACCGCGGTCGTCGGCGGCAAGGCCGACCGCGACGAGAAGTACATCGCGCCCACCGTGCTCACCGACGTCTCCCCGGACGCGCCGGTGATGCGGGACGAGATCTTCGGCCCGATCCTGCCGATCATCGAGGTCCCGGACGTCGACGCCGCGCTGGCCTTCGTCAACGAACGCGACAAGCCGCTGGCGTTGTACGCCTTCACCGAATCGGACGAAACGAAACGCAGGATCGAGACGGAGACGTCGTCCGGCGGGCTGGTGTTCGGGGCGGCGATCATCCACCTCGCGGCGCCCGAGCTGCCGTTCGGCGGGGTGGGGGAGAGCGGCATGGGCCGCTATCACGGCCGCTACTCGATCGACAACTTCAGCCACGTGAAGGCAGTGCTGGACAAACCCCTTGCCAGCGGTAAGGCCACTTAG
- a CDS encoding glutaredoxin family protein, with amino-acid sequence MNDLTVYGAVWCPDVKRSRALLDAKGVEYDYVDVEADTGAEEIVRALQNGERRIPTIVWPDGTHLVEPSDDELTAHLNR; translated from the coding sequence ATGAACGACCTCACCGTGTACGGCGCCGTCTGGTGCCCCGACGTCAAACGCAGCCGTGCCTTGCTGGACGCGAAGGGCGTCGAGTACGACTACGTCGATGTCGAAGCGGACACCGGCGCTGAAGAGATCGTGCGAGCGCTGCAGAACGGTGAGCGGCGGATCCCGACCATCGTCTGGCCGGACGGCACCCACCTGGTCGAACCGAGCGACGACGAGCTCACCGCGCATCTGAACCGATGA
- a CDS encoding ferrous iron transport protein A, translated as MTLPDVPVGTRVVVRYRIEGGFTDALGYLRSRDDAECTVETKRGLATIRLADIVLAKTVPPPPAPRGSRKDTFGSP; from the coding sequence ATGACCCTCCCGGACGTCCCGGTCGGCACGAGGGTCGTCGTGCGGTACCGGATCGAGGGCGGGTTCACCGACGCGCTCGGCTACCTGCGCTCCCGTGACGACGCGGAATGCACGGTGGAGACCAAACGCGGTCTCGCCACGATCCGGCTGGCAGACATCGTCCTGGCGAAGACCGTCCCACCACCACCGGCCCCACGCGGGTCCCGTAAGGACACGTTCGGAAGTCCGTGA
- a CDS encoding chitobiase/beta-hexosaminidase C-terminal domain-containing protein: MDRIFVQPKRRKGVRGALALGLSALLIAAGLGGATAAAADYSQSAASLNATQAQFSFTPATTARYVDIHYTGVPGVGQQNVRMTDSGGTWRHTVGSLAAGTVLDYWFTYEKNGPQYDTPHFGYTHGGSGTTVASPTFDPPGGSYPSARSVTLSSATAGATIRYTVDGSTPTASSTVYTGPITVSASSTISAIALKSGSANSAVASASYTIGSTQATCPAQAEVPDFGPNVRIFDPGMSASSIQAKLDADFNAQKDTLTAQFTERRYAHLFKPGVYNGIHDDVGYYTSVAGLGQNPGDVVINGDVTVDAFNESDKGVALQNFWRSTENLAVVPSSGATRWAVAQAAPFRRMDIRGGLNLFPASYGFASGGYTADSKVSGKTASISQQQWYTRDSSYGSWEGGVWNMVFSGTNGAPANTFPNPPETTLGTTPVSRDVPYLYLDGSGKYRVFLPSLRTNASGPSWANGGTPGSSLPMSQFYVVKAGDTASSINNALSQGCNLFFTPGVYHLNQTLNVTKANTVVLGVGYPTLVPDNGVDAMKVADVDGVRLKGLLFDAGTTNSQSLLTVGPAGSAANHSANPTTLQDVFFRIGGQIAGKATNSLIVNSRDTIIDHIWAWRADHGNAGTYGWTANTGDTGVVVNGDNVLATGLFVEHYQKYQVIWNGQNGRTIFFQNEIPYDVPDQAGWKSPNGLNGYAAYKVGDNVTTHEAWGLGSYCFFNDNPAVNLYHAFEVPNRSGVRFHNLVTVSLNYKGTITHVINDAGAVTPPGTTPSNLVSYP, from the coding sequence GTGGACCGGATCTTTGTGCAGCCCAAACGGCGGAAAGGGGTCCGGGGCGCGCTCGCCCTCGGCCTTTCCGCGCTCCTGATCGCCGCCGGTCTCGGCGGCGCGACCGCCGCTGCCGCGGACTACAGCCAGAGCGCCGCGTCCTTGAACGCGACCCAGGCGCAGTTCTCCTTCACCCCGGCGACGACCGCGCGGTACGTCGACATCCACTACACCGGCGTCCCTGGGGTGGGCCAGCAGAACGTCCGCATGACCGACAGCGGGGGAACGTGGCGGCACACCGTCGGTTCGCTCGCCGCCGGCACGGTGCTCGACTACTGGTTCACCTACGAGAAGAACGGGCCGCAGTACGACACCCCGCACTTCGGCTACACCCACGGCGGCAGCGGAACCACGGTCGCCTCACCGACGTTCGACCCGCCGGGCGGCAGTTATCCCAGTGCCCGTTCGGTGACACTTTCGTCCGCGACCGCGGGCGCGACCATCCGGTACACAGTGGACGGATCCACGCCGACCGCGTCGTCCACCGTGTACACCGGGCCGATCACGGTCTCCGCGTCTTCGACGATTTCCGCGATCGCGCTCAAATCGGGCTCGGCGAACTCCGCCGTGGCGTCGGCGAGCTACACGATCGGATCGACGCAGGCGACCTGCCCCGCCCAGGCCGAGGTGCCGGACTTCGGTCCCAACGTGCGGATCTTCGACCCCGGTATGTCGGCGTCGTCGATCCAGGCCAAGCTCGACGCGGACTTCAACGCGCAGAAGGACACCCTGACCGCGCAGTTCACCGAACGCCGGTACGCGCACCTGTTCAAGCCCGGTGTGTACAACGGCATCCACGACGACGTCGGCTACTACACCTCTGTCGCGGGTCTCGGGCAGAACCCAGGGGACGTCGTGATCAACGGCGACGTGACCGTCGACGCGTTCAACGAGTCGGACAAGGGCGTGGCGCTGCAGAACTTCTGGCGCTCGACGGAGAACCTGGCCGTCGTGCCGAGCAGCGGCGCGACCCGCTGGGCCGTCGCGCAGGCCGCGCCGTTCCGCCGGATGGACATCCGCGGGGGATTGAACCTCTTCCCGGCCAGCTACGGCTTCGCCAGCGGCGGGTACACCGCCGACAGCAAGGTCTCGGGCAAGACCGCGTCGATCTCGCAGCAGCAGTGGTACACCCGCGACAGCAGCTACGGCAGCTGGGAGGGCGGCGTCTGGAACATGGTGTTCTCCGGGACGAACGGCGCCCCGGCGAACACGTTCCCGAACCCGCCCGAGACGACACTCGGCACCACTCCGGTGTCCCGTGACGTCCCGTACCTCTACCTGGACGGCTCCGGTAAGTACCGCGTGTTCCTGCCTTCCTTGCGCACCAACGCTTCCGGGCCGAGCTGGGCCAACGGTGGCACGCCGGGCAGTTCGCTGCCGATGAGCCAGTTCTACGTCGTCAAGGCGGGGGACACGGCGTCGTCGATCAACAACGCCCTTTCCCAGGGCTGCAACCTGTTCTTCACTCCAGGCGTCTACCACCTCAACCAGACGCTGAACGTGACCAAGGCCAACACGGTCGTCCTCGGCGTCGGGTACCCGACGCTGGTGCCGGACAACGGTGTCGACGCGATGAAGGTCGCCGACGTGGACGGGGTCCGGCTCAAGGGCCTGCTGTTCGACGCCGGAACGACCAACTCGCAGTCGCTGCTCACGGTCGGCCCGGCCGGCTCGGCGGCGAACCACTCGGCCAACCCGACGACGCTGCAGGACGTGTTCTTCCGGATCGGCGGCCAGATCGCGGGGAAGGCGACCAACAGCCTGATCGTCAACAGCCGGGACACGATCATCGATCACATCTGGGCCTGGCGGGCCGACCACGGCAACGCGGGCACCTACGGGTGGACGGCCAACACCGGCGACACCGGCGTCGTCGTCAACGGGGACAACGTGCTGGCGACCGGCCTGTTCGTCGAGCACTACCAGAAGTACCAGGTGATCTGGAACGGCCAGAACGGCAGGACGATCTTCTTCCAGAACGAGATCCCCTACGACGTCCCGGACCAGGCGGGCTGGAAGAGTCCCAACGGGCTCAACGGGTACGCAGCCTACAAGGTGGGGGACAACGTGACCACGCACGAGGCGTGGGGCCTTGGCAGCTACTGCTTCTTCAACGACAACCCGGCGGTGAACCTGTATCACGCGTTCGAGGTACCGAACCGCTCCGGCGTCCGGTTCCACAACCTGGTGACGGTCTCGCTGAACTACAAGGGGACCATCACCCACGTGATCAACGACGCGGGAGCGGTGACGCCACCGGGAACGACGCCGAGCAACCTGGTGAGCTACCCGTAG